The window AACATAGCCACAAATCTTATTCACGTACCCGGTTTGCGAGGAAACCCTGAAAGATCATATAGGGTTGCCTCATCAGAGTCTTTATACCCAGGCTCATTTGAAAGATATGTCGCCAGCATTATTTATAAGTGGAAAACAACGCCACGCTTAAAGCCAAAATTCTTTAAGCTAATCGAATGGCTAAATCAGCTTGGATTGGCCTCAGCAATTGAAGTTTCATCCATCAACGAAACGAGACTCGAAGTAAAAATATCGAGACATAGAGGTTGTGGTGGTAACTCAGCTGACTACGTGAATATCGCCGACGTAGGTTTCGGTGTTTCGCAAACCTTGCCTGTTCTCGTAGCATTACTCGCAGCGAAAAAGGGGCAAGTCGTTTACATTGAGCAGCCGGAACTACACCTACACCCGAGAGCACAGTACGAATTATCTAAAATAATCGCTTCAGCAGTTTCGAATGATAGCATCGACGTTGTTATTGAAACGCACAGCTCAATCTTAATACGAGGAGTTCAGATTCTTGTTGCCAAAGGCGAAATGGATGGCGATTCAGTCAATCTCAACTGGTTTGTTCAAAATCCGACAACAGGACAAACAGAAATAACACAGGCCACTCTAGATAAATATGGTGCATTTGGTGACTGGCCCGAAGACTTCGACAGCATCGCACTAGATGTAGAGCAAGAATATCTCGATGCAGTCGAAGAGGCAGCTAACAATGAAAATTAAATGTGAGCGGTTTGTCTTAGACGCAGATGTTGCAAGATGTGCCGGACTAAGCGAGGTCCCGAGTTCGAAAGGGGCAAGAAATGTCATGCAGGCTATGATCAAGTCGGAAACAATTGCAATATTCTGCCCCACTTTATCTGAAGAGTGGAAAAAACACCGTTCAAAATTTTCGGCAAGCTGGCTTTCATCAATGACAGCTAAAAAGAAGATATTACGAGTAAAACCTACTGAATCAGTCGCGAATGAAATACGCGTTGCGGCAATATCTGAAGAAAACAAGCGGATCGCAGAAAAAGACGCCCATATTGTTGACGCTGCTGTAGATCAGAACGCGATAATTGCGTCAAATGAC of the Pseudomonas sp. Seg1 genome contains:
- a CDS encoding AAA family ATPase, translated to MKISVEGYKSIADERSIIVGGLTILSGANSSGKSSFMQPLLLIKQSLENDFDAGSLLLDGPNVRLTDSSEIVSKVPETKPAHFSVSVRTDKGYTRAVYKFTPKRGITIDSVYDESEHFKDGLHLYLGLKSSEIKKILDNKQFEHFKTLFQSIPGLIWKVVRDRCFLEIQMQISKKTTPFGAGIAPAQRLINIATNLIHVPGLRGNPERSYRVASSESLYPGSFERYVASIIYKWKTTPRLKPKFFKLIEWLNQLGLASAIEVSSINETRLEVKISRHRGCGGNSADYVNIADVGFGVSQTLPVLVALLAAKKGQVVYIEQPELHLHPRAQYELSKIIASAVSNDSIDVVIETHSSILIRGVQILVAKGEMDGDSVNLNWFVQNPTTGQTEITQATLDKYGAFGDWPEDFDSIALDVEQEYLDAVEEAANNEN